One Setaria viridis chromosome 5, Setaria_viridis_v4.0, whole genome shotgun sequence genomic region harbors:
- the LOC117858100 gene encoding uncharacterized protein: MQFFGGSSLTSVAPDASPAPAAPPGTGTGANAQVLYVFNRNGVCLLYREWHRPLRTLDPTQDHKLMFGLLFSLRSFTAKIDPTTAEKGNLGVPLLPGQGCSFYSFKTNTYKLNFMESPSGIKLILITHPRTGDQRDLLKHIYNLYVEYVVKNPLYAPATPIKCELFNKHLDQYVRTLI; the protein is encoded by the exons ATGCAGTTCTTCGGCGGCTCCTCGCTGACGTCGGTCGCGCCGGATGCGagcccggccccggcggcgcccccCGGCACGGGCACCGGCGCCAACGCGCAGGTGCTCTACGTCTTCAACCGCAACGGCGTCTGCCTGCTCTACCGCGAGTGGCACCGCCCGCTCCGCACCCTCGACCCCACCCAGGACCACAAGCTCATGTTCGggctcctcttctccctccgATCCTTCACCGCCAAGATCGACCCGACCAC GGCTGAAAAGGGTAATCTTGGGGTGCCACTACTGCCAGGACAAGGCTGTTCATTTTATAGCTTCAAGACAAACACATACAAATTGAACTTCATGGAGAGCCCTTCTGGTATAAAG CTTATTCTAATCACACATCCAAGGACTGGTGATCAACGAGATTTGTTGAAGCATATCTACAACCTATATGTGGAGTATGTTGTAAAAAATCCTTTGTATGCCCCTGCCACACCAATCAA GTGTGAACTTTTCAATAAACATCTTGATCAATATGTGAGAACCTTAATTTGA
- the LOC117858548 gene encoding late embryogenesis abundant protein Lea14-A — MAKLVDKAKGFVADKVAKVEKPEAELADLSVGHVGRDGATLAGRIDVRNPYSHAIPVCEISYSLRSAGREVASGKMPDPGSLIARDTTRLDVPVKVPYDFLVSLVRDAGRDWDIDYEMRVGLTVDLPVVGNLTLPLTKSGELKLPTLSTIF, encoded by the coding sequence ATGGCGAAGCTGGTGGACAAGGCGAAGGGGTTCGTGGCCGACAAGGTGGCGAAGGTCGAGAAGCCGGAGGCGGAGCTCGCCGACCTGTCGGTGGGCCACGTGGGCCGCGACGGCGCGACCCTCGCCGGGCGCATCGACGTGCGCAACCCCTACTCGCACGCGATCCCGGTGTGCGAGATCAGCTACTCGCTGAGGAGCGCGGGGCGGGAGGTGGCGTCGGGGAAGATGCCCGACCCGGGGTCCCTCATCGCCAGGGACACCACGCGCCTCGACGTGCCCGTGAAGGTGCCCTACGACTTCCTCGTCAGCCTCGTCAGGGACGCGGGGAGGGACTGGGACATCGACTACGAGATGCGCGTCGGGCTCACCGTCGACCTCCCCGTCGTCGGCAACCTCACGCTGCCGCTCACCAAGTCCGGCGAGCTCAAGCTCCCGACGCTCTCCACCATCTTCTAG